A genome region from Populus alba chromosome 5, ASM523922v2, whole genome shotgun sequence includes the following:
- the LOC118031307 gene encoding ras-related protein Rab11D has protein sequence MASGGGYGDASQKIDYVFKVVLIGDSAVGKSQILARFARNEFSLDSKATIGVEFQTRTLVIDHKSVKAQIWDTAGQERYRAVTSAYYRGAVGAMLVYDITKRQTFDHIPRWLEELRSHADKNIVIILIGNKSDLEDQRAVPTEDVNEFAQKEGLFFLETSALQATNVESAFMTVLTEIFNIVNKKNLIAGENQSNGNPASLSGKKIIIPGPAQEIPPKSKCCR, from the exons ATGGCTAGTGGGGGTGGATATGGAGATGCGAGCCAAAAGATAGACTATGTATTTAAGGTGGTGTTGATAGGGGACTCAGCAGTTGGGAAATCACAAATACTTGCTCGATTTGCTAGAAACGAGTTTAGTCTTGACTCTAAAGCTACTATTGGTGTTGAGTTTCAAACTCGGACTTTAGTTATTGATCATAAGAGTGTCAAGGCCCAGATCTGGGATACTGCTGGTCAAGAACG GTACAGAGCAGTCACAAGTGCATACTACAGGGGTGCTGTTGGGGCAATGCTGGTGTATGACATAACCAAACGCCAGACATTTGATCACATACCACGCTGGCTGGAAGAACTGCGTAGCCATGCCGACAAGAACATAGTTATCATTCTGATTGGGAACAAAAGTGATCTTGAGGACCAGCGGGCCGTACCCACTGAGGATGTCAATGAATTTGCTCAGAAGGAAGGATTATTCTTCCTGGAGACCTCAGCATTGCAAGCAACTAATGTTGAGAGCGCCTTTATGACTGTGTTGACAGAGATCTTCAACATTGTAAACAAGAAGAACCTGATTGCTGGTGAAAATCAAAGCAACGGTAACCCGGCATCCTTGTCCGGCAAGAAGATCATCATTCCAGGCCCTGCACAAGAAATTCCACCTAAGAGCAAGTGTTGTAGATAA